A genomic region of Antennarius striatus isolate MH-2024 chromosome 16, ASM4005453v1, whole genome shotgun sequence contains the following coding sequences:
- the LOC137609082 gene encoding uncharacterized protein isoform X1 — protein sequence MATANRLIERIYSCIEEWKLYEEKLKKLAQEVESLRRKCNVGECFGSSYSVIGGGCMVGAGLATLLTGGAAVPFLVALGTACAITGKTISMSSKTVEWWKTSKTRKDAEKLQRTIQNTEETIRTLIGQLVEEVELSVSGPYEGDRYLLAEMLGSIAKRNGLNISSSVIKRRMTNTTEIQLKLSRILETFGIIVTWKERRIQLTRRSRKFLGRQMYKLVLMGGTQVLEGADILTTSLPELFANWKELFKDRHVTEASQCLRDMANNIQQRAEKLRQLLDDIKKDVERIQEEDSLFRLGSRLRLSLRLGLGLGFVLWLILWE from the exons ATGGCGACCGCCAACCGGCTGATAGAGCGCATTTACTCCTGCATCGAGGAGTGGAAGCTCTATGAAGAGAAGCTGAAGAAACTGGCCCAGGAAGTGGAGTCGCTCCGAAGAAAATGCAACGTTGGGGAATGTTTTGGCAGCTCCTACTCAGTGATCGGAGGCGGATGTATGGTTGGAGCCGGTTTGGCCACGTTGTTGACGGGTGGAGCAGCGGTACCATTTTTAGTGGCTTTAGGAACAGCGTGTGCAATAACAGGTAAGACGATTTCTATGTCCAGTAAAACGGTTGAATGGTGGAAGACCAGCAAAACCAGGAAAGATGCTGAGAAGCTACAGAGGACGATCCAAAACACTGAAGAAACAATCAGGACTCTGATTGggcagctggtggaggaggtggagctgtCCGTCTCGGGCCCTTATGAAGGGGACCGCTATCTCCTGGCCGAAATGCTGGGCTCCATCGCCAAAAGAAATGGACTCAACATATCCAGTTCTGTCATCAAAAGGAGGATGACCAACACCACAGAAATCCAACTTAAACTTTCACGCATTTTAGAAACCTTTGGAATTATTGTGACGTGGAAGGAACGTCGTATTCAGCTCACGAGACGATCCCGAAAATTCCTCGGAAGACAAATGTACAAACTTGTTCTCATGGGAGGAACTCAA GTTCTGGAGGGAGCTGACATACTGACAACTTCTCTTCCTGAGCTGTTTGCCAACTGGAAAGAATTGTTTAAGGATCGTCACGTGACGGAAGCGAGTCAATGCTTGAGAGATATGGCCAACAACATCCAACAGAGAGCCGAGAAGCTGAGGCAGCTGCTGGACGACATCAA GAAAGATGTGGAGAGAATACAGGAAGAAGATTCGCTCTTCAGGTTAGGGTCTAGGTTAAGATTaagtttaaggttagggttaggtttagggttcgtGTTATGGCTTATACTTTGGGAATAG
- the LOC137609082 gene encoding uncharacterized protein isoform X2, with protein MATANRLIERIYSCIEEWKLYEEKLKKLAQEVESLRRKCNVGECFGSSYSVIGGGCMVGAGLATLLTGGAAVPFLVALGTACAITGKTISMSSKTVEWWKTSKTRKDAEKLQRTIQNTEETIRTLIGQLVEEVELSVSGPYEGDRYLLAEMLGSIAKRNGLNISSSVIKRRMTNTTEIQLKLSRILETFGIIVTWKERRIQLTRRSRKFLGRQMYKLVLMGGTQVLEGADILTTSLPELFANWKELFKDRHVTEASQCLRDMANNIQQRAEKLRQLLDDIKYDRNTECRQKR; from the exons ATGGCGACCGCCAACCGGCTGATAGAGCGCATTTACTCCTGCATCGAGGAGTGGAAGCTCTATGAAGAGAAGCTGAAGAAACTGGCCCAGGAAGTGGAGTCGCTCCGAAGAAAATGCAACGTTGGGGAATGTTTTGGCAGCTCCTACTCAGTGATCGGAGGCGGATGTATGGTTGGAGCCGGTTTGGCCACGTTGTTGACGGGTGGAGCAGCGGTACCATTTTTAGTGGCTTTAGGAACAGCGTGTGCAATAACAGGTAAGACGATTTCTATGTCCAGTAAAACGGTTGAATGGTGGAAGACCAGCAAAACCAGGAAAGATGCTGAGAAGCTACAGAGGACGATCCAAAACACTGAAGAAACAATCAGGACTCTGATTGggcagctggtggaggaggtggagctgtCCGTCTCGGGCCCTTATGAAGGGGACCGCTATCTCCTGGCCGAAATGCTGGGCTCCATCGCCAAAAGAAATGGACTCAACATATCCAGTTCTGTCATCAAAAGGAGGATGACCAACACCACAGAAATCCAACTTAAACTTTCACGCATTTTAGAAACCTTTGGAATTATTGTGACGTGGAAGGAACGTCGTATTCAGCTCACGAGACGATCCCGAAAATTCCTCGGAAGACAAATGTACAAACTTGTTCTCATGGGAGGAACTCAA GTTCTGGAGGGAGCTGACATACTGACAACTTCTCTTCCTGAGCTGTTTGCCAACTGGAAAGAATTGTTTAAGGATCGTCACGTGACGGAAGCGAGTCAATGCTTGAGAGATATGGCCAACAACATCCAACAGAGAGCCGAGAAGCTGAGGCAGCTGCTGGACGACATCAAGTATGACAGAAACACTGAGTGTCGACAGAAACGCTGA
- the socs7 gene encoding suppressor of cytokine signaling 7 isoform X1 encodes MNDAQQEMSPDFVLMRLVSAAEYDRLDEPDDLMSVKSVLGHRSGAFDLDSGGPAAGLGSASPHYSSPLPGKGELDGSVVLTQAPPGTEAPLSPPPPEDFAVAAQRFVDFPMQNGSGGHGSRAQLMVFQNLLRSGDRILECGLEQPPSRFLQEEAERQLDSGSGSDPGSTTAGPGGGKDQSPHCIPSAEETLQPQQWHPVLRLPKGTDRSQTPQQVVPALDSESNSVLCHRHRLAKWPPGLLDQALRLGLLEIRKNCTGGGDDPVLALARRLGQLCEETDGGGGGEGGEVALPLCSCHSVLAPGAGGLGPGEDPSETSDALLVLEDLGSEEEVERLGEGRDTEKGERLGGGTSGGAGSVFSSGTLSGLMRQVHRLAEEAGVCTDQSCRAPGIVGPPCPPVSSNAAPPCLCPPAQASAPLGVLQVSPDPPLSSSPAPRPLHQHQSRSQPQSRATTPKLGVASGTAGSGASPPVVLEGEVAGGREGEKTPRGKSRKGGSLKVRLSKLFRTKSSGGGSGGLLDKRPSLASSTSSGGSLLDVWGSTCSNTEQDGSRLQVSRPHSAFSPVPLAPPFTGETVSLVDVDISRRGGNSLHPPTPPPPPRRSLSLLDDFGGPPQQQVPFMERGVGASMQSLPPRPLALPPSLSTIQHSLSLNDTFLRGLPRPVPLRPGGQPPPPRLAPRCPLSRPDAGSFATSLRELEKCGWYWGPMNWEDAEMKLKGKPDGSFLVRDSSDPRYILSLSFRSQGVTHHTRMEHYRGTFSLWCHPKFEDRCHSVVEFIERAIMHSKNGKFLYFLRSRVPGLPPTPVQLLYPVSRFSSVKSLQHLCRFCIRQLVRIDHIQELPLPTPLISYLRKFYYYDPEEEIHPALKERGAEPSGQPGVHSQT; translated from the exons ATGAATGACGCGCAGCAGGAAATGTCTCCGGATTTCGTTTTGATGCGTCTCGTCTCCGCCGCCGAGTACGACCGGCTGGACGAGCCCGACGACCTGATGTCCGTTAAGTCGGTGCTGGGTCACCGCAGCGGCGCCTTCGACCTGGACTCCGGCGGCCCCGCTGCAGGCCTCGGCTCGGCATCCCCGCACTATAGTTCGCCGCTACCCGGGAAAGGCGAGCTGGACGGCAGCGTGGTGTTGACGCAGGCCCCGCCGGGCACCGAGGCGCCGCTGTCGCCTCCGCCGCCGGAGGACTTCGCTGTGGCGGCGCAGCGGTTCGTGGACTTCCCGATGCAGAACGGTTCAGGCGGCCACGGGTCCAGGGCGCAGCTCATGGTGTTCCAGAACTTGTTGCGATCCGGAGACCGGATCCTGGAGTGCGGGCTGGAGCAGCCTCCGTCCAGGTTCCTccaggaggaggcagagaggcAGCTGGACTCCGGATCCGGATCCGATCCCGGTAGCACAACGGCTGGACCCGGAGGTGGGAAGGACCAGAGCCCCCACTGCATCCCATCCGCGGAGGAGACCCTGCAGCCGCAGCAGTGGCACCCGGTCCTCAGGCTGCCCAAGGGGACGGATCGATCCCAGACCCCCCAGCAGGTCGTCCCAGCGCTGGACTCGGAGTCCAACTCGGTCCTGTGCCACAGACACCGCCTGGCCAAGTGGCCCCCGGGGCTCCTGGACCAGGCTCTGCGTCTGGGCCTTCTGGAGATCAGGAAGAACTGCACCGGCGGAGGGGACGACCCGGTCCTGGCCCTGGCCCGGAGACTAGGCCAGCTTTGTgaggagacagacgggggaggcggaggggaggggggcgagGTGGCGCTCCCTCTCTGTTCGTGTCACAGTGTCCTGGCCCCCGGGGCGGGGGGCCTGGGGCCCGGCGAGGACCCAAGCGAGACCAGCGACGCCCTGCTGGTCCTGGAGGACTTGGGGTCCGAGGAGGAGGTGGAACGGCTGGGGGAGGGTAGAGACACCGAGAAGGGGGAGAGGTTGGGGGGCGGGACTTCAGGTGGGGCGGGGTCTGTTTTCTCCAGCGGGACCCTGAGCGGGTTGATGCGGCAGGTCCACCGGCTGGCGGAGGAGGCGGGGGTCTGCACCGACCAGAGCTGCCGGGCCCCCGGCATCGTGGGGCCCCCTTGCCCTCCCGTCAGTAGCAACGCTGCCCCCCCATGCCTGTGCCCCCCGGCCCAGGCGTCGGCCCCGCTTGGCGTCCTCCAGGTGTCCCCCGACCCTCCGTTGTcctccagccccgccccccgacCCCTGCATCAGCATCAGTCCCGCTCCCAGCCCCAGAGCCGCGCCACCACCCCCAAACTGGGGGTGGCGTCCGGCACCGCGGGAAGCGGCGCCTCCCCCCCAGTGGTCCTGGAAGGGGAGGTGgcaggggggagggagggggagaagaCACCGCGGGGGAAGTCCAGGAAGGGCGGGTCCCTGAAGGTCCGACTCAGCAAGTTGTTCCGGACCAAGAGCTCCGGCGGGGGATCCGGGGGGCTGCTCGACAAGCGGCCGTCGCTGGCCTCCTCCACCTCGTCCGGGGGGAGTCTGCTGGACGTGTGGGGGTCCACCTGCAGCAACACGGAGCAGGACGGCAGCAG gctGCAGGTGTCCAGACCTCACAGCGCCTTCTCGCCCGTCCCCTTAGCTCCGCCCTTCACAG gtgagACGGTGTCTCTGGTTGATGTGGATATTTCTCGTAGGGGGGGGAACTCTCTCCACCCCccaacacctcctcctccgcccAGACGAAGCCTCAGTCTGCTCG ATGATTTCGGTGGTCCTCCTCAGCAGCAGGTACCGTTCATGGAGCGCGGCGTCGGCGCCTCCATGCAGTCTCTGCCCCCCCGGCCGCTggccctgcccccctccctgagCACCATCCAGCACAGCCTGAGCCTCaacg ACACCTTCCTCAGAGGTTTGCCGAGGCCCGTCCCTCTTCGTCCCGGCGGTCAGCCCCCGCCTCCCCGACTCGCCCCCCGCTGCCCCCTCAGCCGCCCAGACGCCGGCAGCTTCGCGACCAGCCTCAGAGAGCTGGAgaag tgtggcTGGTACTGGGGGCCGATGAACTGGGAGGACGCTGAAATGAAGCTGAAGGGGAAGCCTGACGGGTCGTTTCTGGTGCGGGACAGCTCCGACCCCCGCTACATCCTGAGCCTGAGCTTCAGGTCGCAGGGGGTGACGCACCACACCCGCATGGAGCACTACCGAG GGACCTTCAGCCTGTGGTGTCATCCTAAGTTCGAGGATCGCTGCCACTCGGTGGTGGAGTTCATAGAGCGAGCCATCATGCACTCCAAGAACGGAAAGTTCCTCTACTTCCTGCGGTCCAGAGTCCCAG GTCTGCCTCCGACCCCGGTCCAGCTCCTGTACCCGGTCTCCAGGTTCAGCAGCGTCAAATCTCTCCAGCATCTGTGTCGCTTCTGCATCCGACAGCTCGTCCGGATCGACCATATCCAGGAGCTGCCGCTTCCCAC GCCTCTCATCTCGTACCTGAGGAAGTTTTATTACTACGACCCAGAGGAGGAGATCCACCCGGCGCTGAAGGAGAGGGGGGCGGAGCCCAGCGGCCAGCCGGGCGTTCATTCGCAGACGTAA
- the LOC137609081 gene encoding properdin-like isoform X2 — protein MTTCPEGARCFTHFNLTGGQCEEELGEVDEDDCCLNHRHGYMTTDGECHYCGPAVWSPWSPWSPCNILCGEGVTMRSRKCFGRDQSQCDNHKDTLQVQACSGGCCNAQGWEAWLNWAPCSVTCGGGGVRTRKRVCTSSEECRSACSGESEETEKCPTTTCPVHGGWSGWSDWSQCSGSCINNHLDKPSIPSRGRQRHCTSPAPSTDTVPHGNGCPGNRVQVQDCSELPNCPVDGSWGAWSDFSPCSVSCGEGLQLSSRKCDNPTPQYGGQFCPGSSTRSRTCQSPCPVDGVWTGWSSWSDCSPPSCVLQGQTSVRSHHRSCSNPAPSSNPPGIGCQGNDKEAETCNNVPPCPVDGAWGSWSPFSSCPVTCGMGLQVSTRKCDSPAPKYGGRLCVGEERQTRICNTNIYCPVDGVWSEWSPWKACEHPFRKTTKIRCTQLGGSQVRERICLHNDHNGTICEGNTLSETRGCYDVHRCYIKGNWEGWEPWSLCNPSCGQKSRRFRDRYCKPDYSDYRPTIGRQSEKAAFFGDPQADCGAPPDGGEKFEVQPCQNAPPCP, from the exons ATGACAACCTGTCCAG aggGTGCCCGGTGTTTCACACACTTCAATCTGACTGGGGGTCAGTGTGAGGAAGAGCTCGGTGAGGTGGATGAAGATGACTGCTGTCTGAACCATCGCCATGGTTACATGACTACAGATGGAGAGTGTCACTACTGTGG TCCTGCTGTGTGGTCGCCTTGGTCGCCATGGTCACCGTGTAACATCCTGTGTGGCGAAGGAGTGACgatgaggagcaggaagtgtttcGGGAGGGACCAATCACAGTGTGACAACCATAAAGACACCCTGCAGGTGCAAGCCTGCAGCGGCGGCTGCTGCAACG CTCAGGGGTGGGAGGCGTGGCTGAACTGGGCACCATGCTCGGTCACATgtggaggaggcggagtcaggACCAGGAAGAGAGTCTGCACGAGTTCTGAGGAGTGTCGCTCAGCCTGCAGCGGTGAatcagaggagacagagaagtGTCCAACGACCACCTGTCCAG TTCATGGCGGTTGGTCCGGCTGGTCTGATTGGTCTCAGTGTTCTGGGTCGTGTATCAACAACCATCTGGATAAACCCAGCATCCCCTCCAGAGGGCGACAGCGTCACTGCactagccccgccccttccacTGACACAGTCCCACATGGAAACGGTTGCCCTGGAAACCGCGTCCAGGTCCAGGACTGCAGTGAACTCCCCAACTGTCCAG TGGACGGCAGCTGGGGGGCGTGGTCTGATTTTAGCCCATGCTCTGTTTCCTGTGGGGAGGGGCTTCAACTGTCAAGCAGGAAATGCGACAACCCCACCCCTCAGTACGGGGGTCAGTTCTGTCCTGGATCGAGCACCCGGTCCAGGACCTGTCAGAGTCCCTGTCCCG tggaCGGGGTCTGGACCGGCTGGTCCAGCTGGAGCGACTGTTCCCCCCCCTCCTGCGTGCTACAAGGCCAAACGTCAGTCAGAAGTCACCACCGCTCCTGCTCTAACCCTGCCCCTTCATCCAACCCACCTGGCATTGGTTGCCAGGGTAACGACAAGGAGGCAGAAACCTGCAACAACGTGCCCCCCTGTCcag TCGATGGGGCCTGGGGGTCTTGGTCTCCCTTCTCTTCCTGTCCTGTTACCTGTGGGATGGGGCTTCAGGTGTCCACCAGGAAGTGTGACAGCCCTGCGCCCAAATATGGTGGCAGACTATGTGTTGGAGAGGAACGTCAAACCAGAATCTGTAACACCAACATCTACTGTCCAG TGGATGGGGTGTGGTCAGAGTGGTCGCCGTGGAAAGCGTGTGAACATCCGTTCCGCAAGACGACCAAGATCCGATGCACGCAGCTGGGGGGCAGTCAGGTTCGAGAGCGCATCTGCCTCCATAACGATCACAATGGAACCATCTGCGAGGGGAACACGCTATCCGAGACACGCGGGTGCTACGACGTCCACCGCTGCTACA taaaGGGTAACTGGGAAGGCTGGGAGCCGTGGAGTTTGTGTAATCCATCCTGCGGACAGAAATCCAGACGCTTCAGGGACAGATACTGTAAACCCGATTACAGTGACTACAG GCCTACCATTGGGCGTCAAAGCGAGAAGGCAGCGTTCTTCGGGGATCCTCAAGCTGACTGTGGTGCGCCGCCTGACGGGGGCGAGAAGTTTGAGGTTCAGCCCTGCCAGAATGCCCCCCCCTGTCCATAA
- the socs7 gene encoding suppressor of cytokine signaling 7 isoform X2 — MNDAQQEMSPDFVLMRLVSAAEYDRLDEPDDLMSVKSVLGHRSGAFDLDSGGPAAGLGSASPHYSSPLPGKGELDGSVVLTQAPPGTEAPLSPPPPEDFAVAAQRFVDFPMQNGSGGHGSRAQLMVFQNLLRSGDRILECGLEQPPSRFLQEEAERQLDSGSGSDPGSTTAGPGGGKDQSPHCIPSAEETLQPQQWHPVLRLPKGTDRSQTPQQVVPALDSESNSVLCHRHRLAKWPPGLLDQALRLGLLEIRKNCTGGGDDPVLALARRLGQLCEETDGGGGGEGGEVALPLCSCHSVLAPGAGGLGPGEDPSETSDALLVLEDLGSEEEVERLGEGRDTEKGERLGGGTSGGAGSVFSSGTLSGLMRQVHRLAEEAGVCTDQSCRAPGIVGPPCPPVSSNAAPPCLCPPAQASAPLGVLQVSPDPPLSSSPAPRPLHQHQSRSQPQSRATTPKLGVASGTAGSGASPPVVLEGEVAGGREGEKTPRGKSRKGGSLKVRLSKLFRTKSSGGGSGGLLDKRPSLASSTSSGGSLLDVWGSTCSNTEQDGSRLQVSRPHSAFSPVPLAPPFTDDFGGPPQQQVPFMERGVGASMQSLPPRPLALPPSLSTIQHSLSLNDTFLRGLPRPVPLRPGGQPPPPRLAPRCPLSRPDAGSFATSLRELEKCGWYWGPMNWEDAEMKLKGKPDGSFLVRDSSDPRYILSLSFRSQGVTHHTRMEHYRGTFSLWCHPKFEDRCHSVVEFIERAIMHSKNGKFLYFLRSRVPGLPPTPVQLLYPVSRFSSVKSLQHLCRFCIRQLVRIDHIQELPLPTPLISYLRKFYYYDPEEEIHPALKERGAEPSGQPGVHSQT, encoded by the exons ATGAATGACGCGCAGCAGGAAATGTCTCCGGATTTCGTTTTGATGCGTCTCGTCTCCGCCGCCGAGTACGACCGGCTGGACGAGCCCGACGACCTGATGTCCGTTAAGTCGGTGCTGGGTCACCGCAGCGGCGCCTTCGACCTGGACTCCGGCGGCCCCGCTGCAGGCCTCGGCTCGGCATCCCCGCACTATAGTTCGCCGCTACCCGGGAAAGGCGAGCTGGACGGCAGCGTGGTGTTGACGCAGGCCCCGCCGGGCACCGAGGCGCCGCTGTCGCCTCCGCCGCCGGAGGACTTCGCTGTGGCGGCGCAGCGGTTCGTGGACTTCCCGATGCAGAACGGTTCAGGCGGCCACGGGTCCAGGGCGCAGCTCATGGTGTTCCAGAACTTGTTGCGATCCGGAGACCGGATCCTGGAGTGCGGGCTGGAGCAGCCTCCGTCCAGGTTCCTccaggaggaggcagagaggcAGCTGGACTCCGGATCCGGATCCGATCCCGGTAGCACAACGGCTGGACCCGGAGGTGGGAAGGACCAGAGCCCCCACTGCATCCCATCCGCGGAGGAGACCCTGCAGCCGCAGCAGTGGCACCCGGTCCTCAGGCTGCCCAAGGGGACGGATCGATCCCAGACCCCCCAGCAGGTCGTCCCAGCGCTGGACTCGGAGTCCAACTCGGTCCTGTGCCACAGACACCGCCTGGCCAAGTGGCCCCCGGGGCTCCTGGACCAGGCTCTGCGTCTGGGCCTTCTGGAGATCAGGAAGAACTGCACCGGCGGAGGGGACGACCCGGTCCTGGCCCTGGCCCGGAGACTAGGCCAGCTTTGTgaggagacagacgggggaggcggaggggaggggggcgagGTGGCGCTCCCTCTCTGTTCGTGTCACAGTGTCCTGGCCCCCGGGGCGGGGGGCCTGGGGCCCGGCGAGGACCCAAGCGAGACCAGCGACGCCCTGCTGGTCCTGGAGGACTTGGGGTCCGAGGAGGAGGTGGAACGGCTGGGGGAGGGTAGAGACACCGAGAAGGGGGAGAGGTTGGGGGGCGGGACTTCAGGTGGGGCGGGGTCTGTTTTCTCCAGCGGGACCCTGAGCGGGTTGATGCGGCAGGTCCACCGGCTGGCGGAGGAGGCGGGGGTCTGCACCGACCAGAGCTGCCGGGCCCCCGGCATCGTGGGGCCCCCTTGCCCTCCCGTCAGTAGCAACGCTGCCCCCCCATGCCTGTGCCCCCCGGCCCAGGCGTCGGCCCCGCTTGGCGTCCTCCAGGTGTCCCCCGACCCTCCGTTGTcctccagccccgccccccgacCCCTGCATCAGCATCAGTCCCGCTCCCAGCCCCAGAGCCGCGCCACCACCCCCAAACTGGGGGTGGCGTCCGGCACCGCGGGAAGCGGCGCCTCCCCCCCAGTGGTCCTGGAAGGGGAGGTGgcaggggggagggagggggagaagaCACCGCGGGGGAAGTCCAGGAAGGGCGGGTCCCTGAAGGTCCGACTCAGCAAGTTGTTCCGGACCAAGAGCTCCGGCGGGGGATCCGGGGGGCTGCTCGACAAGCGGCCGTCGCTGGCCTCCTCCACCTCGTCCGGGGGGAGTCTGCTGGACGTGTGGGGGTCCACCTGCAGCAACACGGAGCAGGACGGCAGCAG gctGCAGGTGTCCAGACCTCACAGCGCCTTCTCGCCCGTCCCCTTAGCTCCGCCCTTCACAG ATGATTTCGGTGGTCCTCCTCAGCAGCAGGTACCGTTCATGGAGCGCGGCGTCGGCGCCTCCATGCAGTCTCTGCCCCCCCGGCCGCTggccctgcccccctccctgagCACCATCCAGCACAGCCTGAGCCTCaacg ACACCTTCCTCAGAGGTTTGCCGAGGCCCGTCCCTCTTCGTCCCGGCGGTCAGCCCCCGCCTCCCCGACTCGCCCCCCGCTGCCCCCTCAGCCGCCCAGACGCCGGCAGCTTCGCGACCAGCCTCAGAGAGCTGGAgaag tgtggcTGGTACTGGGGGCCGATGAACTGGGAGGACGCTGAAATGAAGCTGAAGGGGAAGCCTGACGGGTCGTTTCTGGTGCGGGACAGCTCCGACCCCCGCTACATCCTGAGCCTGAGCTTCAGGTCGCAGGGGGTGACGCACCACACCCGCATGGAGCACTACCGAG GGACCTTCAGCCTGTGGTGTCATCCTAAGTTCGAGGATCGCTGCCACTCGGTGGTGGAGTTCATAGAGCGAGCCATCATGCACTCCAAGAACGGAAAGTTCCTCTACTTCCTGCGGTCCAGAGTCCCAG GTCTGCCTCCGACCCCGGTCCAGCTCCTGTACCCGGTCTCCAGGTTCAGCAGCGTCAAATCTCTCCAGCATCTGTGTCGCTTCTGCATCCGACAGCTCGTCCGGATCGACCATATCCAGGAGCTGCCGCTTCCCAC GCCTCTCATCTCGTACCTGAGGAAGTTTTATTACTACGACCCAGAGGAGGAGATCCACCCGGCGCTGAAGGAGAGGGGGGCGGAGCCCAGCGGCCAGCCGGGCGTTCATTCGCAGACGTAA
- the LOC137609081 gene encoding properdin-like isoform X1, whose amino-acid sequence MAVLAAVTVVPVAVVLVLVAVDRSEGARCFTHFNLTGGQCEEELGEVDEDDCCLNHRHGYMTTDGECHYCGPAVWSPWSPWSPCNILCGEGVTMRSRKCFGRDQSQCDNHKDTLQVQACSGGCCNAQGWEAWLNWAPCSVTCGGGGVRTRKRVCTSSEECRSACSGESEETEKCPTTTCPVHGGWSGWSDWSQCSGSCINNHLDKPSIPSRGRQRHCTSPAPSTDTVPHGNGCPGNRVQVQDCSELPNCPVDGSWGAWSDFSPCSVSCGEGLQLSSRKCDNPTPQYGGQFCPGSSTRSRTCQSPCPVDGVWTGWSSWSDCSPPSCVLQGQTSVRSHHRSCSNPAPSSNPPGIGCQGNDKEAETCNNVPPCPVDGAWGSWSPFSSCPVTCGMGLQVSTRKCDSPAPKYGGRLCVGEERQTRICNTNIYCPVDGVWSEWSPWKACEHPFRKTTKIRCTQLGGSQVRERICLHNDHNGTICEGNTLSETRGCYDVHRCYIKGNWEGWEPWSLCNPSCGQKSRRFRDRYCKPDYSDYRPTIGRQSEKAAFFGDPQADCGAPPDGGEKFEVQPCQNAPPCP is encoded by the exons ATGGCGGTTCTGGCGGCGGTGACGGTGGTTCCTGTGgcggtggttctggttctggtggcGGTGGACCGGTCGG aggGTGCCCGGTGTTTCACACACTTCAATCTGACTGGGGGTCAGTGTGAGGAAGAGCTCGGTGAGGTGGATGAAGATGACTGCTGTCTGAACCATCGCCATGGTTACATGACTACAGATGGAGAGTGTCACTACTGTGG TCCTGCTGTGTGGTCGCCTTGGTCGCCATGGTCACCGTGTAACATCCTGTGTGGCGAAGGAGTGACgatgaggagcaggaagtgtttcGGGAGGGACCAATCACAGTGTGACAACCATAAAGACACCCTGCAGGTGCAAGCCTGCAGCGGCGGCTGCTGCAACG CTCAGGGGTGGGAGGCGTGGCTGAACTGGGCACCATGCTCGGTCACATgtggaggaggcggagtcaggACCAGGAAGAGAGTCTGCACGAGTTCTGAGGAGTGTCGCTCAGCCTGCAGCGGTGAatcagaggagacagagaagtGTCCAACGACCACCTGTCCAG TTCATGGCGGTTGGTCCGGCTGGTCTGATTGGTCTCAGTGTTCTGGGTCGTGTATCAACAACCATCTGGATAAACCCAGCATCCCCTCCAGAGGGCGACAGCGTCACTGCactagccccgccccttccacTGACACAGTCCCACATGGAAACGGTTGCCCTGGAAACCGCGTCCAGGTCCAGGACTGCAGTGAACTCCCCAACTGTCCAG TGGACGGCAGCTGGGGGGCGTGGTCTGATTTTAGCCCATGCTCTGTTTCCTGTGGGGAGGGGCTTCAACTGTCAAGCAGGAAATGCGACAACCCCACCCCTCAGTACGGGGGTCAGTTCTGTCCTGGATCGAGCACCCGGTCCAGGACCTGTCAGAGTCCCTGTCCCG tggaCGGGGTCTGGACCGGCTGGTCCAGCTGGAGCGACTGTTCCCCCCCCTCCTGCGTGCTACAAGGCCAAACGTCAGTCAGAAGTCACCACCGCTCCTGCTCTAACCCTGCCCCTTCATCCAACCCACCTGGCATTGGTTGCCAGGGTAACGACAAGGAGGCAGAAACCTGCAACAACGTGCCCCCCTGTCcag TCGATGGGGCCTGGGGGTCTTGGTCTCCCTTCTCTTCCTGTCCTGTTACCTGTGGGATGGGGCTTCAGGTGTCCACCAGGAAGTGTGACAGCCCTGCGCCCAAATATGGTGGCAGACTATGTGTTGGAGAGGAACGTCAAACCAGAATCTGTAACACCAACATCTACTGTCCAG TGGATGGGGTGTGGTCAGAGTGGTCGCCGTGGAAAGCGTGTGAACATCCGTTCCGCAAGACGACCAAGATCCGATGCACGCAGCTGGGGGGCAGTCAGGTTCGAGAGCGCATCTGCCTCCATAACGATCACAATGGAACCATCTGCGAGGGGAACACGCTATCCGAGACACGCGGGTGCTACGACGTCCACCGCTGCTACA taaaGGGTAACTGGGAAGGCTGGGAGCCGTGGAGTTTGTGTAATCCATCCTGCGGACAGAAATCCAGACGCTTCAGGGACAGATACTGTAAACCCGATTACAGTGACTACAG GCCTACCATTGGGCGTCAAAGCGAGAAGGCAGCGTTCTTCGGGGATCCTCAAGCTGACTGTGGTGCGCCGCCTGACGGGGGCGAGAAGTTTGAGGTTCAGCCCTGCCAGAATGCCCCCCCCTGTCCATAA